A single Streptomyces sannanensis DNA region contains:
- a CDS encoding DUF4244 domain-containing protein translates to MYGRIRRWVCRRLSGDAGMTTSEYAMGTIAACAFAAVLYKVVTSGAVASALQSVIGKALDAQF, encoded by the coding sequence ATGTACGGGCGGATCAGGCGGTGGGTGTGCCGGCGGCTGAGCGGTGATGCCGGAATGACGACGTCCGAGTATGCGATGGGCACGATCGCGGCATGTGCGTTCGCGGCGGTCCTCTACAAGGTGGTCACCAGCGGGGCCGTCGCTTCGGCGCTGCAATCGGTGATCGGGAAGGCGCTCGATGCGCAGTTCTGA
- a CDS encoding Rv3654c family TadE-like protein → MAGEGGGADTGARCAGPDAESRGGRVGRGCGGGGAMTPGSRWARCATAPDQGSATVWTAMAAAALCVVFAVVLALGQAVAARHRAGGAADLAALAAADLALLGASTACARAAEVAGAQGAELVRCTVFGEVADVTARARFGPYAPVVRSRAGPPGAAAGSATDAPGGRDEDPGGV, encoded by the coding sequence GTGGCGGGTGAGGGTGGAGGCGCCGACACCGGGGCCCGGTGCGCTGGCCCTGACGCTGAGAGCCGAGGCGGCCGCGTCGGCCGAGGATGCGGTGGGGGCGGCGCCATGACGCCGGGCAGCCGCTGGGCGCGCTGCGCGACGGCACCGGATCAGGGGTCGGCGACGGTGTGGACGGCCATGGCCGCGGCGGCGCTGTGTGTGGTGTTCGCGGTGGTCCTGGCCCTCGGTCAGGCGGTGGCCGCCCGCCATCGGGCGGGCGGGGCCGCGGACCTGGCGGCGCTCGCCGCGGCGGACCTGGCGCTTCTGGGCGCGTCCACCGCGTGCGCGCGGGCCGCCGAGGTGGCCGGGGCGCAGGGCGCCGAGCTGGTGCGGTGCACGGTGTTCGGTGAGGTCGCCGATGTGACGGCCCGGGCCCGCTTCGGCCCGTACGCCCCCGTGGTCCGCTCCCGTGCAGGCCCGCCGGGCGCGGCGGCCGGTTCGGCCACGGACGCCCCGGGGGGCCGGGACGAGGACCCGGGCGGGGTCTAG